Within Aricia agestis chromosome Z, ilAriAges1.1, whole genome shotgun sequence, the genomic segment acacctatacaccttctccttgactgtcctgctctactacagagcagaaacaggcaccttggtcgctacgaatactcatccacagaggaaattcgtggcaccaaccctaaccacatcgttcaatttatgagcagcattgggttggggacggtactctaatgcgaaggagtcacaatagatgacctgccttcagcaatagaaaaaaaacatacacaacacacgcacacaaaaaaaagatgagtaaataatacaattctctggctctggcgtgtgcattGCCATTATTGGATACGCGACgtgcatgcgcagtgaaattcctcataaattcctcttaaattttgaggaagcgatagcggaagaggatttttttatttttatttatgaggatgcggtaacggttgaggaacccaaaatattgcggaacttcctcattatgaggaagcggaagaggaatcctcagcaaccctatttTCTATCTCCAGTTTCCAGTaccttaagggcctgtttcaccactttctgataaagtgccgaataggctatttactacttttttgacagattcttcatacttcatgtgtcaagttaagtggtggatagccttatcaagaAGTAGTGAAACCGGCCCTAAATGTTTTAAATGAATAGTCCTTATTCTTAGGTagggtaagtatattatgttctgTTATCTGGCATGTTATGTTggcagaatgtaacaaaaagtacaaaatatctAAACCACGATAACTACGTTTGCGTAAACGTAACAAATTATGTAGTTTCACATGACTATGCCTGTGTAATTAATCTTATCGAAAGGATCATAAAGTGTGTAACATAAAATTGTGTCgtactgcctatgcgtacagtCGATGCCCGCACACAAATATCCCACTTCTGATGCGCTTTACATACTATTCCGGTCAATTTCTATACAACACGACCGTACTTAGAAAGTTGAAGATGTTTTTGATCGTAGATAAAACACTCTTTCTAGATAATTTTGTTTGCTATGATAACGCGTGTTACTGGGTTCACTGAACCATATCTAAGAATACAACCCAATTTCTTTTTATAATAACGTTATACTCTACTTGTAACGACTGATGTTATGATACACATTAGAAACGTTATCCATTTCATCGTCAATCTCCTCTGTTGTTCATAAACAATGTTGGATTTGCACACAAGCCATGCAGAAATGTATGGAAAATTAGATTACCGCTTTTCACAAGTCAGAACCTATCAGCAATTAGTGGCTACCTTCGTCCTTTAGCACTTGTACATAAAGTATCTTGAAGTCGGTTTCTGaaaacgtttttagggttccatattTAACTACATACCTTTTTATGTATATGGTCAATGGTCATGTTACTCATGTACCCAATgcgtaactatagggtggcagggctggcaaaatgccacgggcccccgacccaaaagggCCCCGTCAGtttatacattaaaatttattaataacgtgacgatttttactgataaggaaatttgccacgggccccggatgttattatagttacgccactgcatGTACCCTGATTCTGCCAAAACTCAACAGACAACACGTCAGAAATCTCAAATCATTATAAGCCACAAGGATTCATTTTCTCAGTGCCCGGTTTTCTTCTGTTACAAATCATAACGAAGGAGTACCTAATACGCTATTCTGCTACCAGTTGGCAAAAAGTCGACACAAATAATTGTCTTGCAATGTGCTGCACAATGTAATCAAATATGGAGATTTGTCAGATAAGTAAGTAGGGTAAGCCCATGATTGTCACAAAAATCTCGCAAGCATCTTCCTTCGCGCTCCAATAACTACGGTCATAGTTCCACATCCGAAGAAAATGTCTCGCAGAAACGTCTTGAATCTTGGTTTTCGAGCGGGGATTTCCAATGGCTGCACTTCGCATTGTCTTGCGACTTCCACATTTTATTCTATATTTCGTTGCCGAAGTGAGAGGCGGCCATTGTCTTATTTCCCGCCGAaaccattgtttttttttcaagtttctTAGTGGCGTTCGAATTTGCTCGGCTCGGATTTTAAGTTTCATGTTGTATTATTTTGAGAATGGTGCGATTTTGGTGGGTGTTTGTTCTGTTCGCGAAAACGGCTTCAGCTAATGACAACGAGCTACCTGGAGTTGATCCTGATAAAGGTATGAACTTTTGCACAGCTGATATTGGTAGTAACTTCATTCTTCAGTACCCTGTAGGAAAATAGTATTAAACgtataaaaaccggccaagtgcgtgtcgggccgggccacgcgcaatatagggttccgtagtaggtaccgctagtttttgaatttttttgtatggtcaatgaatgtacatttataacgtgtttacactactaacaaaatgaaatttgaacgaaaagtattcctttatacttcgccgaatacattttttttagttgatcgactaatactcaaaaacttatgaagtcttcttagccgtgatagtttttagggttccgtacccaaagggtaaaaacgggaccctattactgagacttcgatgtctgtccgtctgcctgtctgtctgtctccaggctgtaactcaataaccgctatagctagacttctgaaatttccacagattatgtatctatttctgttgccgctaacaAATAATtgctaaaagcaaaataaaattaatatttaaggggggctcataTACAACATACGTTATTTTTTGGCATTTtcttgctcgtaatcaataatagcaacagctaggcacttgaaatttacatAGAGGAGGGACTTTTGtgtcaactttaataattaataataatattaaaaaaataaggaatttttttttattttttgattgaattttttcacatttccagaatccagaagcaaccgtttagcagGTAGAATtgagggacactggactctaacgattttttccactttaaaacttcatattcccaaatggatccctaaatcggaaaatatcTATGAGGgtactcatatttttttaaaaacctatccaacgacaccctacACGGTCGGGTGGACGCGAGAAataaaatcatccccgcttgatgtgtaggagaggtaccataaaaaaaaagatttcatgtaccattttgtcggcatcattacctaatattatgcattcatgccaaattacagctttgtaggtacTATAGTCTCtggaaaaaccgcggacagacagacggacggacagaccgaaactataagggttccttgttgactacggaaccctaaaaacgggactctattactgagacttcgatgtctgtccgtttatCTCCACTCACCAACACTTCGTGCTAGCGCGAGTCCGacgcgcacttggccgattatttaatctTTTTCCAGCCGACTATGGACGATCGCCATTGTCTATAGCTATTAGCTACCGAAGTAGCGTAGGtacttataattttagtaaGCCAGCATCTTTCACTATGGATGATGAATTTAGTTACCATAAAATTGCGCAACAGATCTCTACAAGCCCCTAATTTAGCCGTTCTCACGCTTTCCACTACTAAAAAAGTTTTGTAAGTGTTCGCAAAAACGAGATGACGATCTCTTTAGATCCAGAATCATCTACTCCATAGACCAGCAGCCTtattcccgaaactgatatcaacCTGATATcagttttttgacactttaggcATTCTATTTCttcatattttagatgtctGGTGTCAAAAATCTGATATCAAAGTTAAATCTTTGATTTAACtttgatatcagtttcgggaataAGGCTGCTGCTGctataaatattatcaaaagtTTATATCCCACAGAAAATATCATGTACAAAGTTTCAGTTTTTTAACATTGAGgcagtaaaattattttcgtACATTATTTTAAGTACATAACTTGACAGTCGTAGTAAAGAGCTTTTAAGTTTTCTTAACTTAGATATTATTCATGTTATTAACTTGCCCATTTTGTTCTTTTTTCTGtgatgtttgtccgtctgtctgtctccaggctgtatctcaagaaccgctatagctagaattctgaaattttcacagattttgtatttatcGTGCAACATGCTGCTACAAcaactaatactaaaaacaaaataaagttgatatttataataatgacGTCAATGTTGACACTTAAAcctttacaaaaaatttaaaaaatattatgtgtaatttaatatctagtctaatatataaatataagtcgggttttccttcaactccagaacgcacgaaccgatttccacagtTTTGCATTCGATGGAAAGATCTCGGGCTCCGCGAGGTCTacagaaaaaaatcagaaaaaactttaagagaaaagcaggaaaacagggacaatcattttatgacaaaacaacgtttgccgggacagctagtctaatatagaaaaataagtcgggttttccttcctgacgctataactccagaacgcacggaccgatttccacggttttgcattcgttgaaaaggtctcgggctccgtgaggtctatagaaaaaaatcagaaaaaacttcaagagaaaagcaggaaaacagggaaaatcattttatggcaaaacaacgtttgccaggacagctattatttaataataaaattaaaataaataattaaggggggctcccatacagtaaacaaaaattttgactatttttgctcttaactccgactcgcacttggccgattttattttctttagttTGGGAAACTAGGGATTTCCTTGAACGAACTAttgtagaaataaataatatttatttctacaaAAGTTCGTTCAGGGAAATCCTAGGGCCACGCTTTGGCATCAATGAGCCGGCTTGACCTCCGACCCGTATACTAACGGTAAATGGGCGAGTTTTGCGAGCCCACTAGAGTCCGCAAAGCGCCCAAACTTCCATGAGGTATTGTTCGTGTAAGTATTATAGTTATTTGAAGCTGCAGTCTGTTCACGGTCGTAACCACGAGACAATGGGAGTGAAAAGATAATGTGGTACTCTATGGTACATAATTGCAATTAACTTTCTGTTTTTATCATGATAAACTATACTATTTCACTATTTCAATTGAAACTAAGCGCTTAGTTTTACTCATAGAACATTAAAAACTATGCTTTAGTTAAAACGCAAGCGTAGCGACGTGCGTTGGTGGGGCCCCGTGTAATATTTGATACGGCAAAGAAGGTGGTAGACACGCCACTTAGCTATACAGACATCATAGCTTTGAAACAACTATATATTTATAACAAGACTTTGAATAGATTGGAGAACTAGAACTAATTTGGACAAAACCAATCCATTCCCACCTACCACAATACGGGGAAAGAAGCGCGAATGGAGTCAAATTTATTCTTTTGGTCCGACTACCGACTCTCTTCTcttattaaacaaattttacGGGCAACATGTCCATTCAGAACCTAGTTTTACTTCCACTTCCTTCTTAAGCCACCAAGGACCGTACTTCACAATTTATCATATTTCCTTTCAGGCGCAAGATATCTCTCGGCTTACGACACGAAGCCCTACCGACCTGCTGGACTACCCCCGCTGACAACAATCCCAATTAGCGGAGACAGATGCTCTTCACGACTGGAGAACGCGCTCGACCAAATGAAACGACGGAAGCGGACTCAGCCGAAAAACTTGGACACTCCTTTGGTAAGACAACTCAAAAACCATATTAGTTACGTTTATACTCGTAACTTAGGTAGTGAAAATACCTATGCCATTCGTTCACAACAAAATGTTGCTTTGGCTATACTGTCAAAGTCAAATGGATGATTTGCTTACCCTATCGTAAACTGGTAACTCGACCGTTACTCGGAAATAGTAggtttgaaatatatttttatgtaggtataatatacatattatgacaattttttttcggTAAATTGGATTTCATTATTTCTAAGGGCGTGTAGACAATAAGATTAAGAACAAATGTCCATTATAGTATCCACAATGCTCTACAATATGTAAATTACCGATTGTTTCAGAGTCAAAGCATCGACCTTAACGGATATAGACTGTATCAGACAATGAGGAGTGCTCCAGTCGACATGTATGTTACGAGAATGCGCGTGCGCCTGCCCCAAAACACCGACTGGGTTCGCGTCGAGAAATGCTACTTCGACCCCCGCAACGTCTCCCTAGACACGATGCTCCTCTTCAACGACATAACCATCAGCGGCAACGTAGACCTTTACGAAGCGAGCGAGCTAGATCGCTCAAACTGGGGCAACAGAAGATCCGGAAGAGACTACGATCCAGGTTATGATCCATATTTACACGACCCTTACAGGAGACCACGGAACAACGGCTGCAACATGATCCTGAGGCTACGCAAAGCCGGGATCGGCTTTCACACGACACCCTTGAATCAGCAACCAGGAAAATTCAACGTCAAAACCGATTCGGAGTTCGTCGAGCCGGGTTTCATAAGTGTCTACGCTTACGGTTGCGAAAAGTACATAAACAGGAACTCCGTTAGAAATAAGGACAATCTACCCTTGACTAGAAGGAAAAGATCCGATGAGTTCGCTTTCGAACCGAGAGTAATCGAACCCTCGGAGATTCCAGAGAAGAGATCGGCCGATAACTGGGATATAGTATACGAAGCGAGCAACAACAGGAACAGCTATGAGCGCAGCAAATCGTTTAAAGCTGAAGACGACTTGGACGACGTTGAAGACATATCTAGAGAGATGGAGAATATTTTCACTAAGGGCATAAGAACACTTCTTACGACATACATGAAGAAGGAGCTACAGCCGGCTATAAAAGATACATTGATGAGGAATATGGGCTATGTTATATCTTATggatagttataatattaattttagttacATAAGTATTTGTTTTGGCTCTAcattaaacaaatataaaaatgtaatgttttatttccttAAGATAACCAATCAGTCTTTACAGATATTGTTTTAACCGAGTACCTTTCCTATTGCGAGATTCAATCAAAGAGTCAAGTCAGCTATTTTAAGAGCTAAAAGTGCTACTTGTTAATACATTTTCTACTTATATAATCCTTAGAACTAAAAATTGTACTACACTGTATTTTACaacaattattacttactagacgttccgcgccaCTTCGCCCGCGTACGccctaaattaaatattatttcacaaattagtccacaaaaaatagcctatgatcctttacgtggtctacttcttatctgtgcctaataacataaaaattgctccagtagttcgtgagatcttcaaataatttctccgttcttttcaaattttaaagccttcctcgataaatgggctatctcactaaaacattttttcaaatcggacaagtagttcctgagattagtgcgttcaaacaaacaaactcttcagaattataatattaaaaatatagaagtatagataaaacttaaaacagCTCTTCTGACCCCATAAAGCGTGACTTTTTCTACATGAATACTTTTGTAAAGATTTTAACATGAATACATTTGTAAagattttaacatattttttaaattaaaacacaatattGTAACATCCaccaaacaataaaatatgataaatatttCAACAAAAATCTGATAGTTTAAGCATACAATGATAAAATTAtgaagtaagtacataatatttatttttgtgattgatttaaattttaacatattaaataaataatgtattacaTTTAACACAGGCATCTTAGAGTCTTAAAattatatgttttatttcatCGTAAATGGCAAAATGTAATGCAGATACAAACATTGCTTTGAGCATACTAGGGCAGTATCCTTTATAAAGGGCAAGAAATCCTTCCTCTGTCACTATTAACTTAACACAACTCATGACACCAGTGCAGTACATTTGTTTGCCAAAAAAATATCTGTGCTGCTGAAACCCCTGAATTTGTAATCTCTTCTTTACTACATCAAATGGATAAATGACAGTTTTGGACACTATACCTGCTATCCCACCGGCCAATAAGTTAGCCGTTAGTGTTGATTCTTGATTTGAATTAAACCTTTGAAAGAATGATATATCATTTAGCAGATTCTCAGTAAGCACTTTGTACACGGCGAATTGCACTCCAGCGTGAGGTCCAATTTGAGCAATTGTAGGTATAATTCCTTTAAAGAAAGCTAATGCGCCTTCATTTTTCATCATCACTGCCACAGCGTTGAGGAAACCTTTGTAGGCCTTTTTTGTCTTTTGTTCCGCTATTAATCTCGTTCTAACGGTGTCGAATGGAAAGGAGACGATTGTCGCAATACTCGCGGCTATGCCTCCGTTAGAAAAGTTTATCCAATGTTTGTGTGTGTTATAAAACTCTCGGTCGACTTGTTGGCAAGTCTGTGTTAATTTTTCGTATACAGAAAACTGTACGAGTCCATAGGATATTGAAAGTAACTGGGCGGGTATGTGGCCGCTCCATAACGTTGTTGTACCttcttctttaataatactCGTAAACGCTTGAAATATTGAACTATATTTGGATCCACTTTGAATTGGCTCTACTTGCAGTTGAAAACGTATTTTCAGTATATCCAATGGTTGAGCTAAGGCTCTCGTAACACTACCCGATACTCCACCAGCAAAAGCACTTTGATATACACTAATATTAGACTCATTTTTGTCTATTTGCACCATATTATCAAGCtatatagttttaaaattttaaaaaacataaccTCTTCGCGCTAGAGGACAAATAATCAGGTGtttttgacacttgacagttgacagtggtttttttttgttttttgcacATGGGCATAATATAAGGCATCCATTACCTACacgcactgacctctataattattatagaggtcagtgattaCACggcatgactgtggtaaaagttaaaactgacagcaaagttttaacttttaccacATTCGAATGGAAAGGAGTCATGCCTGTGACTAATGGATATTTAAACCTACCGcgtaagagcgtgacagacggttgcatgaagttgattgacgaaaatctggatattttgatttttgcttcatgcaaccatcaatcACGAATTTTGAATGAGTGTTgtccttagagtatacattagcatagcttgctataatgtatactctatggtgttgtcacatctgacaaaataggaaaaaaacgtgttaggcatccattacacgctcatgcaagcgatAGTCAATTCCGTCATTCATAAATCatatgaattatgtttgactgatggtgactgatggaatgacgaatggtattagatgctcactcaattctcttcagttttatgtcagtcaaagtcaacattttcaaaggtatacgtttttttttcctattttgtcagatgtgacaatactcactcaaaattcgtgactaaTGATTGCAtgaaacaaaaatcaaaatatctagattttcgtcaataaacttcatgcaaccgtctgtcacgctcttacacggtaggttagcTCTGATggagccatgactgtggtaaaactgacagcaaaacctaccgtgtaatgacTAATGGTCTATTAGGCATTCATTAGGCAATAGGCATCCATTAGTAATGGATGCCTAATTAATGCCTAATAATATGTCATTGTCATGGGCGCATGCACAACAAGCCAGAAAAGGAAGAATTGATAGTAAGATTGACGAAACTCATAAATAAAACAGTGCGGCGCGTGCTTACTGCTACCCACCATGGTAGATAGTAATTATTGGTAAGTagatcataactcataagtggGTACCTGGTAGAAATCATGGTAGTTGGTACCAAAGTCCAAAGTACCAGATAATTAATCTTAAAGGAGGAGGAGAAGAATCACTTGATAAGGGGGGGTccataacgtaaaaaagcggccaagtgcgagttggactcgcccacaTCGCCCAAGGGTTCTGCACCAGCCTAAATACCTACTCTGCCTACGGACACGCTgcacagtataataattattattatattgtaaatagaaaaaaaaaatgtacctcgccgatgaaAATCGGTGGGTACATAAcattgtcgattggacaagtaagatggatagtaatggtccggacccccaggaccccccccccccccctccccttatacagagtgtaacaaaaataagtaataatactttagggtgtgtacgtgttccttgtagagagttcactgtgaaagtagcagcgctgaaagaccaaacatttttttcacttttgtatggggaaactcgtgacgctcaggcccttgcccatacaaaagtgaaaaaaatgttcgtctttcagcgctgctatttcacagtgaactctctaccaggaacacgtacacaccccaaagtattatcacttatttttgttacacactgtacatACGCCCATGATAAGAATTATGTAAACGTCTTGATACGAAACAAATATTTAACTAAATTCCGTACTTTGCTTTTCCACCGCCTACTTTTAAATACCTTTGTatatatgtcaccgtaagattgtaaaaaccgtgagattgtaatatgacgaagtgatggattgtaaacaaacagttttccagtgattttaaattaattatttcgtatttaaaataacttcaagtgcctgaatatttgatgtataacattgaataaaatttagatatatttaaagtgcagtttgaattataaattaggttaattttaataaccgaacattcaaacagcactttaaatatatctattttttttatgttatacatCTCATACTATTTggcattgaaattattttaaatacaaaataattaattgaaaatcaccagaaaactgtttgtttacaatccatcacttcgtcatattacaatctcgcagtttttacaatcttacggtgacatatatTATATGGCAAAGTATGGGCAAACTGCAAAGTCCACCCCGGTGTCAGATGGCAATGccaaattcaaaaaaaaaaaaaaaataacacgaaACAAATGTGAAATGTCAAaatccaaaatatttttattgaagaaTAATTTTAGCAGAAGAATAATTTTAGCAAATCGCAAGATTTTGTGATTTTAATTTGTAGTTATAATACTGTGCTACGttgatatcaaaatattatctcgAAGATGTCCACCCCGCTCGAAAATCTTGAGACACAACTCGAGATGTTTATAGAAAACGTGAGACAAATTCGCATAATCGTAAGCGACTTTCAACCACAGGGACAGAGTGTTCTCAATCAAAAGATGTAAGTTTGAGGCATAAGTGCAATCCAatcaatatatactagtaatctgtgaatcCAATCGACAATTCGCAAGGTGTTTCGATTAAGTGTATGGGTCATTTTCATTTTAAGTGTTAAAATGactgattttaaattttatatgttttatgGTTAAAATATGTTAAGGGGTTAATTTGAAGTATTTAAGTATGAGTGGTCAAGCTTAGAAGTGCATACTTTTCTagaaaacttaatttaaaaaaatatagtaccCACGTCTGGGATAATTATATCCATGTTTGTgacattttttatgaaacttaTGTAGTGAATGCTGATAAAATTAAACGAATAGCtgattattaaacttttatttaaaaatcggccaagtacgagtcggactcgcgctgggttccgtaccataatagagcgaaaataagccaaaaattgtgttttttgtatgagagccccccttaaaatcttattttatttttaataacattattaattattaaagtgcacatataattgaggactttgtgaaaatttcatgtgcctacctgttgccattttttatatcaaacaaaaaaggccaaaaaaattatgtttgttgtattggagccccacttaaataataaatttattttgtttttaacatttgttgttatagcggcaacagaaatacataatctgtaaaaattttagaagtttaGCTacaacggttcttgagataaatcctggagacagacagaccgagccACGTTTTGGAACACCACAACTACAACATTATTTGAACATGTCTAGAAAAACATTACCTAAAATACATCCATGACTGTTGATATTTATAAAGAGGCATTACTATACcaaactttatattaaaaatcgACATCGATATCGTACACCATCACTTCATGATTATAAACACGTCGTTGACGCGTTATGCTTTACAAAGTTGAAGCAGACACAGAAATTAAATAATCTTAGCTTCATGCAAAAACATTAGCTCCAACGAAAAAGGCCGATTACAACTAGCAGTCAAGTGAAGTTCAGAGAAGTGCtgataatagaaaaaaaataaaatttactaaaGTTATGGGAAAAACAAAAACGGCCACGTTTGTGACCCACAAAGTCAATCACAAAATTTGCAAGtccatcataaaaaaaaaaatttgttttgaaATTGATATGATACTTTTTTTAGACAAAATAAGTATCTAAGAAAATGGGAAAAGTAACAAAAGTACCCGTATACTAAACTATACCCGTAAATCTGGGTTTTGCACATGCCACATTGCGTGACATTCAGTTACATaaaccttaaaaaaaaattgtgctgattaaaataataatgtaaaacatgcttgatggatggatggatggagtGAATTTAGTCGAATACCatcgtataataatattttttgacattcaattataacgaaaaaaaaatatcatgctATCACACTTTCACATGTGTAAATGAAAATGACCCGTATGTTGCTTAAGGacttataattaagtaattattgttttcattACAGACAGTCCTTAGTAACTGGTCTCCAAGAAGTAGACAAATTGAAGTCGCAGGTACAAGACATCCATGTACCAACAGAGGTGTTTgagtaagtacattttttatgcaaatgtgtagtgttattattatattatttacaatgtattttcttatttaaaattattatatatacttagtatttatattttttcttgtttCAGCTACATTGACCAAGGTAGAAATCCTCAGCTTTACACAAAAGACTGTATAGACAAAGCACTGGCTAAGAATGAAGAGGTGAAAGGAAAAATTGATTCTTACAGAAGATTCAAAAGTCACCTTCTTTCAGAGCTTTCGAAGACGTTTCCTCATGAAATATCAAAGTACAAGGCAATGCGTGGatgtgaataataatattaatacttaaatattatgtaagctcAATATTTATCTTTATGACGTCAGATGTTGTGAAGTGTCTTTGATTATaagttactaaaaatatttcctAAAATTGaggtataataaataacaaatcaGTAATCAACCAAACATACctttaattttgaattttgaattttaaaagcATTTAAGAGACAAGATAGAAAAACAATtaggaattaaaataataattagaatagAAATAGAAACACTTTTGACAACAAAAGTAGTTCTACACCaaagtaaaaatttagaaattaaaatacttGAAATAGTAATTATCTTTCATTGTAATggctaatataaaaattatgtaatacaaatgtaaaataatttatttagatatttttaaatttgtctttcatttaaaatgtgtaagtttaaattttagtattataatttttaaattaagatacgaaatattaaaaatattaaattataatttaaataataaaactat encodes:
- the LOC121738793 gene encoding mitochondrial thiamine pyrophosphate carrier-like; protein product: MVQIDKNESNISVYQSAFAGGVSGSVTRALAQPLDILKIRFQLQVEPIQSGSKYSSIFQAFTSIIKEEGTTTLWSGHIPAQLLSISYGLVQFSVYEKLTQTCQQVDREFYNTHKHWINFSNGGIAASIATIVSFPFDTVRTRLIAEQKTKKAYKGFLNAVAVMMKNEGALAFFKGIIPTIAQIGPHAGVQFAVYKVLTENLLNDISFFQRFNSNQESTLTANLLAGGIAGIVSKTVIYPFDVVKKRLQIQGFQQHRYFFGKQMYCTGVMSCVKLIVTEEGFLALYKGYCPSMLKAMFVSALHFAIYDEIKHIILRL
- the LOC121738773 gene encoding mediator of RNA polymerase II transcription subunit 10 gives rise to the protein MSTPLENLETQLEMFIENVRQIRIIVSDFQPQGQSVLNQKIQSLVTGLQEVDKLKSQVQDIHVPTEVFDYIDQGRNPQLYTKDCIDKALAKNEEVKGKIDSYRRFKSHLLSELSKTFPHEISKYKAMRGCE
- the LOC121738892 gene encoding uncharacterized protein LOC121738892, yielding MVRFWWVFVLFAKTASANDNELPGVDPDKGARYLSAYDTKPYRPAGLPPLTTIPISGDRCSSRLENALDQMKRRKRTQPKNLDTPLSQSIDLNGYRLYQTMRSAPVDMYVTRMRVRLPQNTDWVRVEKCYFDPRNVSLDTMLLFNDITISGNVDLYEASELDRSNWGNRRSGRDYDPGYDPYLHDPYRRPRNNGCNMILRLRKAGIGFHTTPLNQQPGKFNVKTDSEFVEPGFISVYAYGCEKYINRNSVRNKDNLPLTRRKRSDEFAFEPRVIEPSEIPEKRSADNWDIVYEASNNRNSYERSKSFKAEDDLDDVEDISREMENIFTKGIRTLLTTYMKKELQPAIKDTLMRNMGYVISYG